A window of Metabacillus sp. B2-18 contains these coding sequences:
- a CDS encoding HD-GYP domain-containing protein: MTCFANKTDFIESVKMKGLTISLIASGDQTEIIHHQLEPDTRWALEPEAGWSALEYLFIVNGQLKLQMEDGSFKAYKTGDSFYRLPITEHYVFQSIGPTEFIYVTSQPIFHRYSNVSRQLVKLAVSIEEKDGYTGDHCARIANLAMQVGEEIGLNSNDLLQLNMASFFHDVGKIIIPLNILQKPGKLTTDEWDIMKKHTIYGRMVLEETKLPLLVNAGKIVEQHHERYDGRGYPYGLSKDEIDIKASIISVVDAYDAITSNRPYQKARTKEEAVHELKKNKGSFYHPDIVDVFAHLQT; the protein is encoded by the coding sequence ATGACTTGCTTTGCAAATAAAACTGATTTTATCGAGTCAGTAAAGATGAAGGGTTTAACCATTTCTCTTATTGCGTCGGGTGATCAAACGGAAATTATTCACCATCAGCTTGAACCTGATACTAGATGGGCACTTGAGCCTGAAGCGGGCTGGTCTGCACTTGAGTATTTATTTATCGTAAATGGTCAGCTGAAGCTTCAAATGGAAGATGGTAGTTTTAAGGCTTATAAAACCGGCGATTCTTTTTACAGATTACCAATAACTGAACATTATGTTTTCCAATCAATTGGTCCTACAGAATTTATCTATGTTACTTCACAGCCTATTTTTCATCGCTATAGTAATGTATCAAGACAATTGGTTAAGCTTGCTGTTTCTATAGAAGAGAAAGATGGGTATACAGGGGATCATTGTGCAAGAATTGCAAACCTTGCTATGCAGGTTGGAGAAGAAATAGGCTTAAATTCAAATGACTTATTACAACTAAACATGGCTTCTTTTTTTCATGATGTTGGAAAAATAATAATTCCATTAAACATTCTACAAAAACCAGGGAAATTAACTACCGATGAGTGGGATATCATGAAGAAGCATACTATTTATGGACGTATGGTTTTGGAAGAAACAAAATTGCCGTTATTAGTAAATGCCGGAAAAATTGTTGAACAGCATCATGAGCGATACGATGGAAGAGGTTATCCATATGGATTATCAAAGGACGAGATTGATATTAAAGCTTCAATTATATCAGTGGTTGATGCATATGATGCCATTACTAGTAATCGTCCCTATCAAAAAGCTAGAACAAAGGAAGAGGCTGTTCATGAATTAAAGAAAAACAAAGGTAGTTTTTATCATCCTGATATTGTAGATGTGTTTGCTCATTTACAAACTTAA
- a CDS encoding spore coat protein, whose amino-acid sequence MPRQSNSVNIGAHELMECHEILSCMVNAINQFQLLQPHCQDQYLQNILQNQLSFMTNEYNAVVNALQQKANVGSLPSVKSNIGATPTYGMNRNSVPESPNASINQLNDKDISSAMLGTHKASAVSKMHAALEFTDSKLREIMIQGSKNCADQAYETWNYMNQRGYYQVPTFDQTTTKALLNSYQPNALYSNQQQTY is encoded by the coding sequence TTGCCAAGACAATCGAATTCAGTAAATATTGGTGCTCATGAATTAATGGAATGTCATGAGATACTAAGTTGTATGGTGAATGCAATCAATCAATTTCAGCTTTTACAACCACATTGTCAAGATCAATACTTACAGAACATTTTACAAAATCAGCTTTCATTTATGACTAATGAATACAATGCTGTTGTAAATGCACTCCAACAAAAAGCAAATGTTGGATCATTACCTAGTGTAAAATCAAACATTGGTGCAACACCAACATACGGAATGAACAGAAATAGTGTACCAGAATCACCAAACGCATCGATTAATCAATTAAACGATAAAGATATTTCGTCTGCTATGCTTGGAACTCACAAGGCGTCTGCAGTATCAAAAATGCATGCTGCATTAGAATTTACAGATTCCAAACTAAGAGAAATAATGATTCAGGGGTCAAAAAATTGTGCGGATCAAGCATACGAGACATGGAATTATATGAATCAAAGAGGTTATTACCAAGTACCAACGTTTGACCAAACAACAACAAAAGCATTACTTAACAGCTATCAACCAAATGCTCTATATAGTAATCAACAACAAACTTATTAA
- a CDS encoding 8-amino-7-oxononanoate synthase: protein MKYWITLFTAISLAIILTFSPVQAAYLSEYDQQVEVSYEDARYIADLLGLKNIPLGDKTASISFQVQEEIIQKIENHLDIEIDHYYIWFTINGQPVLAIDPPVPMF from the coding sequence ATGAAATATTGGATAACTTTATTTACAGCGATCTCATTAGCCATAATTTTAACATTTTCTCCTGTTCAAGCTGCTTATTTATCAGAATATGATCAGCAGGTTGAAGTCTCATATGAGGATGCTAGATATATTGCAGATTTGTTAGGGCTGAAAAATATACCCTTAGGTGATAAAACAGCTTCAATTAGCTTTCAAGTTCAAGAAGAGATTATACAAAAAATAGAAAATCACCTAGATATTGAAATAGATCATTATTATATTTGGTTTACAATAAATGGACAACCAGTTCTAGCGATAGACCCACCAGTTCCAATGTTTTAA
- a CDS encoding alpha/beta hydrolase translates to MQHIFIEGKDQNEPTLLLLHGTGGNERDLLPIAEMIAPTASILGVKGNVLENGMPRFFRRLSEGVFDEEDLVFRTDELHQFIGEAAEKYKFDRNRVLAIGYSNGANIAASLMYHYKQALNGAVLLHAMVPRRGVEVPDLNNTPVFIGAGVNDPLIPQAETKELAEVLRNANAQVTEHWGQAGHQLTREEIMEAKTWYEQIYK, encoded by the coding sequence TTGCAACATATATTTATAGAAGGAAAAGATCAAAACGAACCAACTCTATTACTACTCCATGGCACTGGCGGAAATGAACGTGATTTACTTCCGATTGCGGAAATGATCGCTCCTACTGCTTCCATACTTGGTGTAAAAGGAAATGTTTTGGAAAATGGAATGCCTCGCTTTTTTCGTCGTTTATCAGAAGGTGTTTTTGATGAAGAGGACTTGGTTTTTCGTACAGATGAACTGCATCAATTTATTGGAGAAGCAGCTGAAAAATACAAATTTGACCGCAATCGCGTTTTAGCAATAGGCTATTCAAATGGAGCAAATATCGCAGCAAGCTTAATGTATCATTATAAACAAGCATTGAATGGTGCTGTTTTACTTCATGCCATGGTACCTAGAAGAGGGGTAGAAGTACCTGATTTAAATAATACACCTGTATTCATAGGGGCTGGAGTTAACGATCCATTAATTCCGCAGGCAGAAACAAAAGAACTTGCTGAAGTGTTAAGAAATGCAAATGCACAAGTAACAGAACACTGGGGGCAAGCTGGACACCAGTTAACAAGGGAAGAGATAATGGAAGCTAAAACGTGGTATGAACAAATTTATAAGTAA
- a CDS encoding ring-cleaving dioxygenase produces the protein MTIKPLKGIHHVSAITANAKDNYTFYTKVLGLRLVKKTVNQDDTSVYHLFYADERGNPGTDLTFFEIPRAGRTYPGTNSITATSLRVIDDQALQYWKDRLEQFDVDHDEIQVVNGRSSLSFRDKEGQRLILISDENNRGVAGGKPWDKSPVPVEKGIIGLGPVELTVSRPERTANILTDLMGFRELTGYVRQNDQKKVRVFETGEGGTGAEIHLIEDNESSRERPGRGSVHHVAFRVEDEEELNKWVKLLKESHLPNSGFVERYYFRSLYFREPNGILFELATDGPGFEGDEDFEHLGEHLALPPYFESQRNEIEAKLKPLYTMES, from the coding sequence ATGACGATAAAACCTTTAAAAGGAATTCATCATGTTTCTGCTATAACAGCTAATGCAAAGGATAATTATACTTTTTATACAAAAGTATTAGGTTTAAGGCTGGTTAAGAAAACAGTTAACCAAGATGATACCTCTGTATATCATTTATTTTATGCTGATGAACGGGGGAATCCAGGGACAGATTTGACCTTTTTTGAAATTCCTCGTGCAGGTCGAACTTATCCTGGTACGAATAGCATCACTGCTACTTCCTTACGAGTGATTGATGATCAGGCACTCCAATACTGGAAGGACCGTCTCGAGCAATTTGATGTAGATCATGATGAAATACAAGTTGTTAATGGTCGCTCTAGTCTTTCTTTTAGAGATAAGGAAGGCCAACGTTTAATTCTGATTTCGGATGAAAACAATAGAGGCGTTGCTGGAGGAAAGCCTTGGGATAAGAGCCCGGTTCCCGTTGAAAAGGGAATTATTGGGCTTGGCCCTGTTGAGTTAACTGTTTCAAGGCCAGAACGAACAGCTAATATTTTAACAGATTTAATGGGATTTCGAGAATTAACAGGATATGTTAGACAAAATGATCAGAAAAAAGTTCGGGTATTTGAAACTGGTGAAGGTGGTACTGGTGCAGAAATTCATTTAATTGAGGACAACGAGAGCAGTCGTGAAAGACCAGGGCGAGGAAGCGTCCACCATGTTGCCTTCCGTGTTGAAGATGAAGAAGAGCTAAACAAGTGGGTGAAATTGTTAAAAGAAAGTCACTTGCCGAATTCTGGTTTCGTAGAACGATATTATTTCCGTTCTTTATACTTTAGAGAACCTAATGGAATTTTGTTTGAGCTTGCAACAGACGGACCTGGCTTTGAAGGTGACGAGGACTTTGAACATCTGGGAGAACACCTTGCACTGCCTCCATATTTTGAATCACAAAGAAATGAAATAGAAGCAAAATTAAAACCATTATATACAATGGAATCTTAA
- a CDS encoding YitT family protein, translated as MNITKKLILVLVGLVLTSLGIKLLSDNNLTFGGTAGIATILSYLTTFSWGSLFFVVNLPFFIISIQELGKWFTISSLLSITGISLIREWFDIIIPVFEINAIIAAIIAGLLIGIGVTFVLNNGSSLGGIHILGLYIDKKFGINRGLVLFVCDSIIILFALALVGWERAILSIFCIFVASTIIGRYKKSPIKEMDRDQEESIENSHAS; from the coding sequence ATGAATATAACGAAAAAGCTGATTCTTGTTTTAGTTGGGCTAGTTTTAACCTCTTTAGGAATTAAATTATTATCAGATAATAATTTAACCTTTGGAGGAACTGCTGGAATTGCAACTATTCTATCATATCTTACAACCTTCTCTTGGGGTTCACTGTTTTTTGTTGTGAATCTGCCTTTCTTCATCATCTCTATTCAAGAACTTGGTAAGTGGTTTACTATTTCAAGCTTATTATCAATTACCGGAATTTCTCTAATTCGCGAATGGTTTGACATCATTATTCCTGTCTTTGAGATAAATGCAATTATTGCTGCTATTATTGCCGGTCTTTTAATTGGCATTGGAGTGACATTTGTATTGAATAACGGATCTTCACTAGGTGGAATTCATATACTAGGCTTATATATTGATAAAAAATTCGGAATAAATAGAGGCTTAGTTCTTTTTGTATGTGACTCTATTATTATCTTATTTGCTCTAGCTTTAGTTGGTTGGGAGAGAGCTATTCTCTCAATCTTTTGTATTTTTGTCGCGAGTACGATAATTGGACGTTATAAAAAATCTCCTATCAAGGAAATGGATCGTGACCAAGAAGAATCTATCGAAAATAGCCATGCGTCATAA